A window of Rhododendron vialii isolate Sample 1 chromosome 11a, ASM3025357v1 contains these coding sequences:
- the LOC131307331 gene encoding pre-mRNA-processing protein 40A-like isoform X3, which translates to MFVVFFRDFSCAAMANNAQFSGMQPLRPPIPPGPPQGAPPPMPMQFRTAVPAPQSQVYIPMASQQFQHVGHTNIGMPFHSQQFQFSSVQQLPAIPAPEVQANRPPQNPQIAGTYGAGLNGPRMLLSSTYTFGASPGGQLQRNADASVQYQLTPQTNASSFSGGAQPWLPTGPQSMISVVQNTGDQSSATPPVVPAATEEPNHIEKLPSDWLEHIRAGKRYYYNKKTKFSTWEKPLELMTSIERADASTDWKEHTSPEGRKYYYNRVTKQSKWKIPDELKLAREKVKMASTGGTLAGNDDSPAPVLNAVTPSSLAHGSVSSPIQVATVSAGVSPKPMATSGQSFSPVAPSMVEENAIQVQTPAQTIPPNAAVSESTKTSHIMLDATVTQISSVDTKAAQDVVDTVDRVSTGDIEEAENGKGSARNVNVSVSGEKTVVQEPVVYENKLEARNAFKALLESANIGSDWTWDQAMRVIINDQRYGALRTLGERKQAFNEFLVQRKKKDAEERRARQKKAQEDFRNMLEESKDLMPSSRWSKVITIFEDDERFKAVERAKDREDLFQDYMVELEKKERANALEELKWSRREFLNFLKSCDFITASSQWRKVQDRLEADERCSRLEKVDRLEIFQEYIRDLEREEEEHMKIRMEELRKVERKNRDEFRRLMEEHVVSGILTTSTHWRDYCMKVKDLAAYLAVSSNTSGSTAKDLFEDVAEELQKQYLEDKARIKDAMKSRKIALSSTSTLEDFKAVLLEGISSQPSSEINLKLVFDELHERVKEKEEKEAKKRKRLADDFYNLLCTSKDLTASSKWEDCKQIIEDRQESWFVGEDSFFRNIFDEYITEMKEKEKEKERKRRDDKAKREKDAKDREKKEKHSREKRRRYASKYGKDRTHSEDAGKYEPYVLEESKRSGKDKNRRHRERYLSHVDDLSVDENEKDRSENSHRHSSDRKKSKQMEQRSPSEQDSEIRHKRHKQDHQDGSSRNDDYGELRDREFDCFPKLLSDFSDQKLLPLH; encoded by the exons ATGTTTGTGGTTTTCTTCAGAGATTTTTCTTGCGCTGCCATGGCCAATAATGCTCAATTTTCTGGAATGCAG CCTCTTCGGCCTCCTATACCGCCGGGCCCTCCTCAAGGTGCTCCTCCACCGATGCCAATGCAA TTTCGAACTGCGGTTCCAGCACCACAATCACAGGTCTATATCCCAATGGCTTCTCAACAATTTCAGCATGTTGGCCACACAAACATTGGAATGCCTTTTCACAGTCAGCAATTCCAGTTTTCCTCTGTTCAGCAACTACCTGCAATACCGGCCCCTGAAGTTCAGGCAAACCGGCCCCCACAAAATCCTCAGATTGCCGGTACTTATGGTGCTGGGTTAAATGGTCCAAGAATGCTTCTCTCTTCAACATATACG TTTGGTGCATCACCTGGTGGCCAATTACAAAGAAATGCTGATGCCTCAGTCCAGTATCAGCTGACTCCCCAGACAAATGCGTCTAGTTTTTCTGGTGGGGCCCAACCTTGGCTGCCAACTGGACCTCAGAGCATGATTTCTGTTGTACAGAATACTGGTGATCAATCATCGGCTACTCCTCCGGTTGTTCCA GCAGCAACTGAGGAGCCTAACCACATAGAAAAGCTACCATCAGATTGGTTGGAGCATATTCGTGCTGGAAAAAG ATATTATTACAACAAGAAGACAAAATTTTCAACGTGGGAGAAGCCTCTAGAATTAATGACATCAATTGAG AGAGCAGATGCTTCCACTGATTGGAAGGAGCATACAAGTCCCGAGGGAAGAAA ATATTACTACAACAGGGTTACCAAGCAATCAAAGTGGAAAATCCCCGATGAACTCAAG CTGGCTCgtgaaaaagtgaaaatggcATCTACTGGAGGAACTCTGGCAGGAAATGATGATAGTCCTGCACCAGTCCTCAATGCAGTTACCCCATCTTCCTTGGCCCATGGGTCAGTATCCAGCCCTATTCAAGTGGCAACAGTTTCTGCTGGTGTTAGCCCAAAGCCTATGGCAACTTCAGGGCAATCATTCTCACCTGTTGCCCCCTCTATGGTGGAAGAAAATGCAATTCAAGTCCAGACACCTGCACAAACCATCCCACCAAATGCTGCTGTTTCAGAGAGTACCAAAACCTCTCACATTATGCTCGATGCCACTGTGACACAAAT TAGTAGTGTTGATACTAAAGCAGCTCAGGATGTTGTCGATACAGTTGACAGAGTTTCAACAGGGGATATTGAG GAAGCTGAAAATGGCAAGGGAAGTGCTAGGAATGTCAATGTTTCTGTATCGGGAGAGAAAACAGTTGTTCAGGAGCCTGTGGTCTACGAAAATAAATTG GAGGCTAGGAATGCATTTAAAGCACTTCTGGAATCTGCAAACATTGGGTCTGATTGGACATGGGATCAG GCTATGCGAGTAATCATTAACGACCAAAGGTATGGTGCTTTAAGAACTCTTGGAGAGCGGAAGCAAGCTTTTAATGAG TTCCTggtgcaaagaaaaaaaaaggatgccGAAGAGAGGCGCGCTAGACAGAAAAAAGCACAGGAAGATTTCCGGAACATGTTGGAA GAGTCCAAAGATCTGATGCCATCCTCAAGATGGAG CAAAGTAATCACTATTTTTGAAGACGATGAACGTTTCAAAGCTGTAGAACGAGCTAAAGACCGAGAGGACCTTTTCCAAGACTATATGGTGGAACTTGAGAAAAAG GAAAGGGCAAATGCATTGGAAGAGCTCAAGTGGAGTAGAAGGGAATTCTTGAACTTCCTGAAGTCATGTGACTTTATTACG GCAAGCAGTCAGTGGAGAAAAGTTCAAGATCGCTTAGAGGCCGATGAAAGATGCTCACGTCTTGAAAAAGTTGATCGCTTGGAAATTTTCCAG GAATATATTCgtgatctagagagagaagaggaagagcaTATGAAGATTCGGATG GAAGAATTGAGAAAAGTGGAGCGCAAAAATCGTGACGAGTTCCGTAGATTGATGGAAGAGCATGTCGTGTCTGGAATACTTACTACCTCAACTCACTGGCGTGATTACTGTATGAAG GTCAAAGATTTAGCTGCATATTTGGCAGTCTCATCAAACACCTCTGGTTCAACAGCAAAAGATTTGTTTGAAGACGTGGCTGAGGAGCTACAGAAACAG TATCTGGAAGACAAGGCTCGCATAAAAGATGCTATGAAGTCACGAAAG ATTGCTCTGTCATCAACTTCGACACTTGAAGACTTCAAAGCTGTACTTTTAGAAGGAATTTCCTCTCAACCATCATCAGAGATCAACTTAAAG CTTGTATTTGATGAGCTGCATGAAAGAGtgaaggagaaggaggagaaagaagCTAAAAAGAGGAAACGCCTTGCAGACGACTTTTACAATCTCTTGTGCACTTCCAAG GATCTAACGGCATCTTCAAAATGGGAGGATTGCAAGCAGATAATTGAAGATAGACAAGAGAGCTG GTTTGTTGGGGAAGATAGCTTCTTTAGAAACATCTTTGATGAATACATAacagaaatgaaagaaaaagaaaaggagaaggaaCGGAAGCGAAGGGATGATAAG gccaaaagagagaaagatGCGAAGGATagagagaagaaggaaaaacacAGCCGCGAGAAACGACGACGGTATGCAAGCAAATACGGGAAGGATAGAACACACAGTGAAGATGCTGGTAAATATGAACCTTATGTTTTGGAAGAGAGCAAAAGATCTGGAAAAGATAAGAATAGGAGACATCGAGAGCGGTATCTAAGTCATGTGGATGATCTGAGTGTggatgaaaatgagaaagatCGGTCTGAGAACTCCCACAGGCACAGCAGTGACAGGAAAAAATCAAAGCAG ATGGAACAGCGAAGCCCTTCTGAACAAGATAGTGAAATTAGGCACAAGAGACACAAGCAAGATCACCAGGATGGTTCTAGCAGGAATGATGATTATGGCGAGCTTAGAGACAGGGAATTTG ATTGCTTTCCGAAACTCCTTAGTGACTTTTCCGATCAAAAGCTGCTTCCTTTGCATTGA
- the LOC131307331 gene encoding pre-mRNA-processing protein 40A-like isoform X2, whose amino-acid sequence MFVVFFRDFSCAAMANNAQFSGMQPLRPPIPPGPPQGAPPPMPMQFRTAVPAPQSQVYIPMASQQFQHVGHTNIGMPFHSQQFQFSSVQQLPAIPAPEVQANRPPQNPQIAGTYGAGLNGPRMLLSSTYTFGASPGGQLQRNADASVQYQLTPQTNASSFSGGAQPWLPTGPQSMISVVQNTGDQSSATPPVVPAATEEPNHIEKLPSDWLEHIRAGKRYYYNKKTKFSTWEKPLELMTSIERADASTDWKEHTSPEGRKYYYNRVTKQSKWKIPDELKLAREKVKMASTGGTLAGNDDSPAPVLNAVTPSSLAHGSVSSPIQVATVSAGVSPKPMATSGQSFSPVAPSMVEENAIQVQTPAQTIPPNAAVSESTKTSHIMLDATVTQISSSVDTKAAQDVVDTVDRVSTGDIEEAENGKGSARNVNVSVSGEKTVVQEPVVYENKLEARNAFKALLESANIGSDWTWDQAMRVIINDQRYGALRTLGERKQAFNEFLVQRKKKDAEERRARQKKAQEDFRNMLEESKDLMPSSRWSKVITIFEDDERFKAVERAKDREDLFQDYMVELEKKERANALEELKWSRREFLNFLKSCDFITASSQWRKVQDRLEADERCSRLEKVDRLEIFQEYIRDLEREEEEHMKIRMEELRKVERKNRDEFRRLMEEHVVSGILTTSTHWRDYCMKVKDLAAYLAVSSNTSGSTAKDLFEDVAEELQKQYLEDKARIKDAMKSRKIALSSTSTLEDFKAVLLEGISSQPSSEINLKLVFDELHERVKEKEEKEAKKRKRLADDFYNLLCTSKDLTASSKWEDCKQIIEDRQESWFVGEDSFFRNIFDEYITEMKEKEKEKERKRRDDKAKREKDAKDREKKEKHSREKRRRYASKYGKDRTHSEDAGKYEPYVLEESKRSGKDKNRRHRERYLSHVDDLSVDENEKDRSENSHRHSSDRKKSKQMEQRSPSEQDSEIRHKRHKQDHQDGSSRNDDYGELRDREFDCFPKLLSDFSDQKLLPLH is encoded by the exons ATGTTTGTGGTTTTCTTCAGAGATTTTTCTTGCGCTGCCATGGCCAATAATGCTCAATTTTCTGGAATGCAG CCTCTTCGGCCTCCTATACCGCCGGGCCCTCCTCAAGGTGCTCCTCCACCGATGCCAATGCAA TTTCGAACTGCGGTTCCAGCACCACAATCACAGGTCTATATCCCAATGGCTTCTCAACAATTTCAGCATGTTGGCCACACAAACATTGGAATGCCTTTTCACAGTCAGCAATTCCAGTTTTCCTCTGTTCAGCAACTACCTGCAATACCGGCCCCTGAAGTTCAGGCAAACCGGCCCCCACAAAATCCTCAGATTGCCGGTACTTATGGTGCTGGGTTAAATGGTCCAAGAATGCTTCTCTCTTCAACATATACG TTTGGTGCATCACCTGGTGGCCAATTACAAAGAAATGCTGATGCCTCAGTCCAGTATCAGCTGACTCCCCAGACAAATGCGTCTAGTTTTTCTGGTGGGGCCCAACCTTGGCTGCCAACTGGACCTCAGAGCATGATTTCTGTTGTACAGAATACTGGTGATCAATCATCGGCTACTCCTCCGGTTGTTCCA GCAGCAACTGAGGAGCCTAACCACATAGAAAAGCTACCATCAGATTGGTTGGAGCATATTCGTGCTGGAAAAAG ATATTATTACAACAAGAAGACAAAATTTTCAACGTGGGAGAAGCCTCTAGAATTAATGACATCAATTGAG AGAGCAGATGCTTCCACTGATTGGAAGGAGCATACAAGTCCCGAGGGAAGAAA ATATTACTACAACAGGGTTACCAAGCAATCAAAGTGGAAAATCCCCGATGAACTCAAG CTGGCTCgtgaaaaagtgaaaatggcATCTACTGGAGGAACTCTGGCAGGAAATGATGATAGTCCTGCACCAGTCCTCAATGCAGTTACCCCATCTTCCTTGGCCCATGGGTCAGTATCCAGCCCTATTCAAGTGGCAACAGTTTCTGCTGGTGTTAGCCCAAAGCCTATGGCAACTTCAGGGCAATCATTCTCACCTGTTGCCCCCTCTATGGTGGAAGAAAATGCAATTCAAGTCCAGACACCTGCACAAACCATCCCACCAAATGCTGCTGTTTCAGAGAGTACCAAAACCTCTCACATTATGCTCGATGCCACTGTGACACAAAT cAGTAGTAGTGTTGATACTAAAGCAGCTCAGGATGTTGTCGATACAGTTGACAGAGTTTCAACAGGGGATATTGAG GAAGCTGAAAATGGCAAGGGAAGTGCTAGGAATGTCAATGTTTCTGTATCGGGAGAGAAAACAGTTGTTCAGGAGCCTGTGGTCTACGAAAATAAATTG GAGGCTAGGAATGCATTTAAAGCACTTCTGGAATCTGCAAACATTGGGTCTGATTGGACATGGGATCAG GCTATGCGAGTAATCATTAACGACCAAAGGTATGGTGCTTTAAGAACTCTTGGAGAGCGGAAGCAAGCTTTTAATGAG TTCCTggtgcaaagaaaaaaaaaggatgccGAAGAGAGGCGCGCTAGACAGAAAAAAGCACAGGAAGATTTCCGGAACATGTTGGAA GAGTCCAAAGATCTGATGCCATCCTCAAGATGGAG CAAAGTAATCACTATTTTTGAAGACGATGAACGTTTCAAAGCTGTAGAACGAGCTAAAGACCGAGAGGACCTTTTCCAAGACTATATGGTGGAACTTGAGAAAAAG GAAAGGGCAAATGCATTGGAAGAGCTCAAGTGGAGTAGAAGGGAATTCTTGAACTTCCTGAAGTCATGTGACTTTATTACG GCAAGCAGTCAGTGGAGAAAAGTTCAAGATCGCTTAGAGGCCGATGAAAGATGCTCACGTCTTGAAAAAGTTGATCGCTTGGAAATTTTCCAG GAATATATTCgtgatctagagagagaagaggaagagcaTATGAAGATTCGGATG GAAGAATTGAGAAAAGTGGAGCGCAAAAATCGTGACGAGTTCCGTAGATTGATGGAAGAGCATGTCGTGTCTGGAATACTTACTACCTCAACTCACTGGCGTGATTACTGTATGAAG GTCAAAGATTTAGCTGCATATTTGGCAGTCTCATCAAACACCTCTGGTTCAACAGCAAAAGATTTGTTTGAAGACGTGGCTGAGGAGCTACAGAAACAG TATCTGGAAGACAAGGCTCGCATAAAAGATGCTATGAAGTCACGAAAG ATTGCTCTGTCATCAACTTCGACACTTGAAGACTTCAAAGCTGTACTTTTAGAAGGAATTTCCTCTCAACCATCATCAGAGATCAACTTAAAG CTTGTATTTGATGAGCTGCATGAAAGAGtgaaggagaaggaggagaaagaagCTAAAAAGAGGAAACGCCTTGCAGACGACTTTTACAATCTCTTGTGCACTTCCAAG GATCTAACGGCATCTTCAAAATGGGAGGATTGCAAGCAGATAATTGAAGATAGACAAGAGAGCTG GTTTGTTGGGGAAGATAGCTTCTTTAGAAACATCTTTGATGAATACATAacagaaatgaaagaaaaagaaaaggagaaggaaCGGAAGCGAAGGGATGATAAG gccaaaagagagaaagatGCGAAGGATagagagaagaaggaaaaacacAGCCGCGAGAAACGACGACGGTATGCAAGCAAATACGGGAAGGATAGAACACACAGTGAAGATGCTGGTAAATATGAACCTTATGTTTTGGAAGAGAGCAAAAGATCTGGAAAAGATAAGAATAGGAGACATCGAGAGCGGTATCTAAGTCATGTGGATGATCTGAGTGTggatgaaaatgagaaagatCGGTCTGAGAACTCCCACAGGCACAGCAGTGACAGGAAAAAATCAAAGCAG ATGGAACAGCGAAGCCCTTCTGAACAAGATAGTGAAATTAGGCACAAGAGACACAAGCAAGATCACCAGGATGGTTCTAGCAGGAATGATGATTATGGCGAGCTTAGAGACAGGGAATTTG ATTGCTTTCCGAAACTCCTTAGTGACTTTTCCGATCAAAAGCTGCTTCCTTTGCATTGA
- the LOC131307331 gene encoding pre-mRNA-processing protein 40A-like isoform X1 gives MFVVFFRDFSCAAMANNAQFSGMQPLRPPIPPGPPQGAPPPMPMQFRTAVPAPQSQVYIPMASQQFQHVGHTNIGMPFHSQQFQFSSVQQLPAIPAPEVQANRPPQNPQIAGTYGAGLNGPRMLLSSTYTFGASPGGQLQRNADASVQYQLTPQTNASSFSGGAQPWLPTGPQSMISVVQNTGDQSSATPPVVPAATEEPNHIEKLPSDWLEHIRAGKRYYYNKKTKFSTWEKPLELMTSIERADASTDWKEHTSPEGRKYYYNRVTKQSKWKIPDELKLAREKVKMASTGGTLAGNDDSPAPVLNAVTPSSLAHGSVSSPIQVATVSAGVSPKPMATSGQSFSPVAPSMVEENAIQVQTPAQTIPPNAAVSESTKTSHIMLDATVTQISSSSVDTKAAQDVVDTVDRVSTGDIEEAENGKGSARNVNVSVSGEKTVVQEPVVYENKLEARNAFKALLESANIGSDWTWDQAMRVIINDQRYGALRTLGERKQAFNEFLVQRKKKDAEERRARQKKAQEDFRNMLEESKDLMPSSRWSKVITIFEDDERFKAVERAKDREDLFQDYMVELEKKERANALEELKWSRREFLNFLKSCDFITASSQWRKVQDRLEADERCSRLEKVDRLEIFQEYIRDLEREEEEHMKIRMEELRKVERKNRDEFRRLMEEHVVSGILTTSTHWRDYCMKVKDLAAYLAVSSNTSGSTAKDLFEDVAEELQKQYLEDKARIKDAMKSRKIALSSTSTLEDFKAVLLEGISSQPSSEINLKLVFDELHERVKEKEEKEAKKRKRLADDFYNLLCTSKDLTASSKWEDCKQIIEDRQESWFVGEDSFFRNIFDEYITEMKEKEKEKERKRRDDKAKREKDAKDREKKEKHSREKRRRYASKYGKDRTHSEDAGKYEPYVLEESKRSGKDKNRRHRERYLSHVDDLSVDENEKDRSENSHRHSSDRKKSKQMEQRSPSEQDSEIRHKRHKQDHQDGSSRNDDYGELRDREFDCFPKLLSDFSDQKLLPLH, from the exons ATGTTTGTGGTTTTCTTCAGAGATTTTTCTTGCGCTGCCATGGCCAATAATGCTCAATTTTCTGGAATGCAG CCTCTTCGGCCTCCTATACCGCCGGGCCCTCCTCAAGGTGCTCCTCCACCGATGCCAATGCAA TTTCGAACTGCGGTTCCAGCACCACAATCACAGGTCTATATCCCAATGGCTTCTCAACAATTTCAGCATGTTGGCCACACAAACATTGGAATGCCTTTTCACAGTCAGCAATTCCAGTTTTCCTCTGTTCAGCAACTACCTGCAATACCGGCCCCTGAAGTTCAGGCAAACCGGCCCCCACAAAATCCTCAGATTGCCGGTACTTATGGTGCTGGGTTAAATGGTCCAAGAATGCTTCTCTCTTCAACATATACG TTTGGTGCATCACCTGGTGGCCAATTACAAAGAAATGCTGATGCCTCAGTCCAGTATCAGCTGACTCCCCAGACAAATGCGTCTAGTTTTTCTGGTGGGGCCCAACCTTGGCTGCCAACTGGACCTCAGAGCATGATTTCTGTTGTACAGAATACTGGTGATCAATCATCGGCTACTCCTCCGGTTGTTCCA GCAGCAACTGAGGAGCCTAACCACATAGAAAAGCTACCATCAGATTGGTTGGAGCATATTCGTGCTGGAAAAAG ATATTATTACAACAAGAAGACAAAATTTTCAACGTGGGAGAAGCCTCTAGAATTAATGACATCAATTGAG AGAGCAGATGCTTCCACTGATTGGAAGGAGCATACAAGTCCCGAGGGAAGAAA ATATTACTACAACAGGGTTACCAAGCAATCAAAGTGGAAAATCCCCGATGAACTCAAG CTGGCTCgtgaaaaagtgaaaatggcATCTACTGGAGGAACTCTGGCAGGAAATGATGATAGTCCTGCACCAGTCCTCAATGCAGTTACCCCATCTTCCTTGGCCCATGGGTCAGTATCCAGCCCTATTCAAGTGGCAACAGTTTCTGCTGGTGTTAGCCCAAAGCCTATGGCAACTTCAGGGCAATCATTCTCACCTGTTGCCCCCTCTATGGTGGAAGAAAATGCAATTCAAGTCCAGACACCTGCACAAACCATCCCACCAAATGCTGCTGTTTCAGAGAGTACCAAAACCTCTCACATTATGCTCGATGCCACTGTGACACAAAT tagcAGTAGTAGTGTTGATACTAAAGCAGCTCAGGATGTTGTCGATACAGTTGACAGAGTTTCAACAGGGGATATTGAG GAAGCTGAAAATGGCAAGGGAAGTGCTAGGAATGTCAATGTTTCTGTATCGGGAGAGAAAACAGTTGTTCAGGAGCCTGTGGTCTACGAAAATAAATTG GAGGCTAGGAATGCATTTAAAGCACTTCTGGAATCTGCAAACATTGGGTCTGATTGGACATGGGATCAG GCTATGCGAGTAATCATTAACGACCAAAGGTATGGTGCTTTAAGAACTCTTGGAGAGCGGAAGCAAGCTTTTAATGAG TTCCTggtgcaaagaaaaaaaaaggatgccGAAGAGAGGCGCGCTAGACAGAAAAAAGCACAGGAAGATTTCCGGAACATGTTGGAA GAGTCCAAAGATCTGATGCCATCCTCAAGATGGAG CAAAGTAATCACTATTTTTGAAGACGATGAACGTTTCAAAGCTGTAGAACGAGCTAAAGACCGAGAGGACCTTTTCCAAGACTATATGGTGGAACTTGAGAAAAAG GAAAGGGCAAATGCATTGGAAGAGCTCAAGTGGAGTAGAAGGGAATTCTTGAACTTCCTGAAGTCATGTGACTTTATTACG GCAAGCAGTCAGTGGAGAAAAGTTCAAGATCGCTTAGAGGCCGATGAAAGATGCTCACGTCTTGAAAAAGTTGATCGCTTGGAAATTTTCCAG GAATATATTCgtgatctagagagagaagaggaagagcaTATGAAGATTCGGATG GAAGAATTGAGAAAAGTGGAGCGCAAAAATCGTGACGAGTTCCGTAGATTGATGGAAGAGCATGTCGTGTCTGGAATACTTACTACCTCAACTCACTGGCGTGATTACTGTATGAAG GTCAAAGATTTAGCTGCATATTTGGCAGTCTCATCAAACACCTCTGGTTCAACAGCAAAAGATTTGTTTGAAGACGTGGCTGAGGAGCTACAGAAACAG TATCTGGAAGACAAGGCTCGCATAAAAGATGCTATGAAGTCACGAAAG ATTGCTCTGTCATCAACTTCGACACTTGAAGACTTCAAAGCTGTACTTTTAGAAGGAATTTCCTCTCAACCATCATCAGAGATCAACTTAAAG CTTGTATTTGATGAGCTGCATGAAAGAGtgaaggagaaggaggagaaagaagCTAAAAAGAGGAAACGCCTTGCAGACGACTTTTACAATCTCTTGTGCACTTCCAAG GATCTAACGGCATCTTCAAAATGGGAGGATTGCAAGCAGATAATTGAAGATAGACAAGAGAGCTG GTTTGTTGGGGAAGATAGCTTCTTTAGAAACATCTTTGATGAATACATAacagaaatgaaagaaaaagaaaaggagaaggaaCGGAAGCGAAGGGATGATAAG gccaaaagagagaaagatGCGAAGGATagagagaagaaggaaaaacacAGCCGCGAGAAACGACGACGGTATGCAAGCAAATACGGGAAGGATAGAACACACAGTGAAGATGCTGGTAAATATGAACCTTATGTTTTGGAAGAGAGCAAAAGATCTGGAAAAGATAAGAATAGGAGACATCGAGAGCGGTATCTAAGTCATGTGGATGATCTGAGTGTggatgaaaatgagaaagatCGGTCTGAGAACTCCCACAGGCACAGCAGTGACAGGAAAAAATCAAAGCAG ATGGAACAGCGAAGCCCTTCTGAACAAGATAGTGAAATTAGGCACAAGAGACACAAGCAAGATCACCAGGATGGTTCTAGCAGGAATGATGATTATGGCGAGCTTAGAGACAGGGAATTTG ATTGCTTTCCGAAACTCCTTAGTGACTTTTCCGATCAAAAGCTGCTTCCTTTGCATTGA